One Streptomyces lincolnensis genomic region harbors:
- a CDS encoding HAD family hydrolase produces MIRAVVFDVGECLVDETREYGTWADWLGVPRHTFHSMFGAVIAQGRDYREVFQEFQPGFDLYDEREKRAAAGQPEWFGEEDLYADARPALHQLRADGLWLGIAGNQTVRAGKLLRELFTGDVDLIGTSDDWGASKPDPLFFERVAEVTPFANDEILYVGDRVDNDLRPAVAAGMHTALVHRGPWATIQWRTEEAEKLPTFRVESLLELSGLIITFNG; encoded by the coding sequence ATGATTCGCGCAGTGGTGTTCGATGTCGGCGAGTGCCTGGTGGACGAGACCCGGGAGTACGGGACGTGGGCCGACTGGCTCGGGGTACCGCGGCACACCTTCCACTCGATGTTCGGCGCGGTCATCGCGCAGGGCCGCGACTACCGCGAGGTGTTCCAGGAGTTCCAGCCTGGCTTCGACCTGTACGACGAGCGCGAGAAGCGGGCTGCCGCCGGCCAGCCGGAATGGTTCGGCGAAGAGGATCTGTACGCCGACGCGCGCCCCGCCCTCCACCAGCTGCGGGCGGATGGCCTGTGGCTCGGGATCGCGGGTAACCAGACGGTCCGCGCCGGCAAGCTCCTGCGTGAGCTGTTCACAGGGGACGTCGATCTGATCGGCACCTCGGACGACTGGGGCGCCAGTAAGCCAGACCCGCTCTTCTTCGAGCGGGTCGCCGAGGTCACCCCCTTCGCCAACGACGAGATCCTCTACGTCGGCGACCGGGTCGACAACGACCTGCGCCCGGCTGTCGCCGCTGGGATGCACACCGCTCTCGTGCACCGCGGACCGTGGGCGACCATCCAGTGGCGTACCGAGGAAGCCGAGAAGCTCCCGACCTTCAGGGTCGAGAGCCTCCTGGAGCTGTCCGGGCTGATCATCACCTTCAACGGCTGA
- a CDS encoding FAD-dependent oxidoreductase, which translates to MAQTADAARTVIMTVDDDPGVSRAVARDLRRRYGQSYRIVRAESGESALEALRELKLRGDLVAVILADYRMPQMNGIEFLEQALDIYPGARRVLLTAYADTNAAIDAINVVDLDHYLLKPWDPPEEKLYPVLDDLLEAWRCSDYRPVPATKVVGHRWSARSSDVREFLARNQVPYRWYSTDEPEGQRLLAAAGEDGQRLPVVITADGTALVEPEVPELAAHVGLATTPTADFYDLVVIGGGPAGLGSAVYGASEGLRTVLVERSATGGQAGQSSRIENYLGFPDGVSGGQLTDRARRQATKFGAEILTAREVTGLESSGAARLVRFADGSAIAAHSVILATGVSYRQLEAPGATELSGRGVFYGSALTEAAACHGHDVYIVGGANSAGQAAMYLARGAKSVTLLVRGADLTASMSHYLIQQIAESPNIFVRAHTVVEAAHGDNDLEQLTLRDTTSGKTERVDAQWLFVFIGAAPLTDWLEGTVLRDERGFILAGPDLTADGRPPADWELDRPPYHLETNIPGVFVAGDARAESAKRVASAVGEGAMAVMLVHRYLEQS; encoded by the coding sequence ATGGCACAGACCGCGGACGCTGCGCGGACCGTCATCATGACCGTGGACGACGATCCCGGGGTGTCCCGGGCTGTTGCACGGGACCTGCGACGGCGCTACGGCCAGTCGTACCGGATCGTGCGCGCGGAGTCCGGCGAGTCCGCGCTGGAGGCGCTGCGGGAGCTGAAGCTGCGCGGTGACCTGGTGGCCGTGATCCTGGCCGACTACCGCATGCCCCAGATGAACGGCATCGAGTTCCTCGAACAGGCCCTGGACATCTATCCGGGCGCCCGGCGCGTGCTGCTGACCGCGTACGCGGACACGAACGCGGCGATCGACGCGATCAACGTCGTCGACCTCGACCACTACCTCCTCAAGCCGTGGGACCCGCCCGAGGAGAAGCTCTACCCGGTCCTGGACGACCTGCTGGAGGCCTGGCGGTGCAGCGACTACCGGCCGGTGCCCGCCACCAAGGTGGTCGGTCACCGCTGGTCGGCGCGCTCCTCGGACGTACGGGAGTTCCTGGCCCGCAACCAGGTGCCCTACCGCTGGTACTCCACCGACGAGCCAGAGGGGCAGCGGTTGCTGGCCGCGGCGGGCGAGGACGGGCAGCGGCTGCCGGTGGTGATCACGGCTGACGGTACGGCGCTCGTCGAGCCGGAGGTGCCCGAGCTGGCCGCGCACGTGGGGCTGGCGACGACACCCACGGCCGACTTCTACGACCTGGTCGTCATCGGCGGCGGGCCGGCCGGCCTCGGCTCGGCCGTGTACGGGGCCTCCGAGGGGCTCAGGACCGTGCTCGTGGAGCGGTCGGCGACCGGCGGGCAGGCCGGGCAGAGCTCGCGGATCGAGAACTACCTGGGCTTCCCGGACGGGGTGTCCGGCGGCCAGCTCACCGACCGGGCTCGTCGGCAGGCGACGAAGTTCGGCGCCGAGATCCTCACCGCACGTGAGGTGACCGGTCTGGAGAGCAGCGGGGCGGCGCGGCTCGTACGGTTCGCGGACGGGTCGGCGATCGCGGCGCACAGCGTGATCCTGGCGACCGGTGTGTCGTACCGGCAGCTGGAGGCACCGGGCGCCACCGAGCTGTCGGGCCGTGGGGTGTTCTACGGGTCCGCGCTCACCGAGGCCGCCGCCTGCCACGGCCACGACGTGTACATCGTCGGCGGCGCCAACTCGGCCGGGCAGGCGGCGATGTACCTGGCCCGGGGCGCCAAGTCGGTCACCCTGCTGGTGCGCGGAGCGGACCTCACCGCGTCGATGTCGCACTACCTGATCCAGCAGATCGCCGAGTCGCCGAACATCTTCGTACGGGCCCACACGGTCGTCGAGGCCGCGCACGGCGACAACGACCTGGAACAGCTGACCTTGCGCGACACGACGAGCGGGAAGACCGAACGGGTCGACGCGCAGTGGCTGTTCGTGTTCATCGGCGCGGCCCCGCTGACCGACTGGCTGGAGGGTACGGTGCTGCGGGACGAGCGCGGTTTCATCCTGGCCGGGCCCGATCTGACCGCCGACGGGCGGCCGCCGGCGGACTGGGAGCTGGACCGGCCGCCGTACCACCTGGAGACCAACATCCCCGGCGTGTTCGTCGCCGGGGACGCGCGCGCGGAGTCCGCCAAGCGGGTCGCGTCCGCCGTCGGAGAGGGAGCCATGGCCGTGATGCTCGTACACCGGTATCTGGAGCAGTCGTGA
- a CDS encoding MFS transporter, producing MSTSIDRGAPASGKTDSGLRGSHAVRWWVLVVIGMAQLMVMLDATVVNIALPEAQQDLGFSDGSRQWVITGYALAFGSLLLLGGRLGDLLGRRTLFVIGLAGFGAASVVGGSAGSFEIFVAARVAQGLFAALLAPAALSLLSVTFTEPSERAKAFGIFSALGGAGGAVGLLLGGMLTEWASWRWVMYVNVVFAVPALIGALLLLAKPVITKKPQLDIPGIVVVSAALFAVVYGFAHVESTSWTDPVALGSMIVGAVLLAVFVWLESRVAHPLLPLRLVLDRTRGGSFMAVFVLGMGMFSIFLFLTYYFAASLGYSPIKTGLAFLPMVAGVVASSTTMPSLVLPKVGPKIVVSAGFLVAAAGMALLTRLELDSTYATHIMPGLILLGLGIGAVMSTAIQGATSGLHHEDTGVASALINTGQQIGGSISTALLTTIASSAATDYLTSHKPSALAAAQAGVEGYTATLAWGSGFFVAGAVIAAFLIPNRALEPSEGEPVMAH from the coding sequence ATGAGTACCAGCATCGACCGCGGGGCACCCGCCTCCGGAAAAACAGACTCGGGCCTTCGCGGCTCACATGCCGTGCGCTGGTGGGTGCTGGTCGTCATAGGCATGGCACAGCTCATGGTCATGCTCGATGCGACCGTCGTGAACATCGCGCTGCCCGAGGCGCAGCAAGACCTCGGCTTCAGCGACGGCAGCCGGCAGTGGGTCATCACGGGTTACGCCCTGGCGTTCGGCAGCCTGCTGCTGCTCGGCGGCCGGCTCGGTGACCTGTTGGGCCGACGTACCCTCTTCGTGATCGGCTTGGCAGGTTTCGGGGCCGCGTCCGTCGTCGGCGGCTCGGCCGGCAGCTTCGAGATCTTCGTCGCGGCACGTGTGGCCCAGGGCCTCTTCGCCGCGCTGCTCGCGCCCGCGGCACTCTCGCTGCTCAGTGTGACCTTCACCGAACCGTCTGAAAGGGCGAAGGCCTTCGGTATCTTCAGCGCGTTGGGTGGTGCGGGCGGTGCGGTCGGGCTGCTGCTCGGCGGCATGCTCACCGAATGGGCGTCGTGGCGGTGGGTGATGTACGTGAACGTCGTCTTCGCGGTCCCCGCCCTGATCGGTGCCTTGCTGCTGCTGGCCAAGCCCGTGATCACCAAGAAGCCCCAACTCGACATTCCGGGCATCGTCGTGGTGAGCGCCGCGCTGTTCGCCGTCGTCTACGGGTTCGCGCACGTAGAGTCCACCAGCTGGACCGACCCGGTCGCCCTCGGCTCCATGATCGTCGGTGCGGTGCTGCTCGCGGTGTTCGTCTGGCTGGAGTCCAGGGTCGCGCATCCGCTGCTGCCGCTGCGCCTCGTGCTGGACCGGACCCGCGGTGGTTCGTTCATGGCGGTGTTCGTCCTGGGTATGGGGATGTTCTCTATCTTCCTGTTCCTGACCTACTACTTCGCGGCCAGCCTCGGCTACTCGCCGATCAAGACCGGTCTGGCGTTCCTGCCGATGGTCGCGGGCGTCGTCGCCTCGTCGACCACGATGCCTTCGCTGGTGCTGCCCAAGGTCGGCCCGAAGATCGTCGTCAGCGCCGGCTTCCTGGTCGCCGCAGCCGGTATGGCCCTGCTGACCCGGCTCGAGCTGGACAGCACCTACGCCACCCACATCATGCCCGGCCTGATCCTGCTGGGTCTCGGCATCGGCGCGGTGATGAGCACCGCGATCCAGGGGGCGACCTCAGGCCTGCACCACGAGGACACGGGCGTCGCCTCGGCGCTGATCAACACCGGTCAGCAAATCGGCGGCTCCATCAGCACGGCGCTACTGACCACCATTGCCTCGTCGGCCGCGACCGACTACCTGACTTCGCACAAGCCCAGCGCGCTGGCCGCGGCGCAGGCCGGCGTCGAGGGCTACACAGCCACCCTGGCGTGGGGCTCCGGGTTCTTCGTGGCCGGTGCGGTGATCGCCGCGTTCCTGATCCCGAACCGGGCTCTGGAGCCGTCCGAGGGCGAGCCCGTGATGGCCCACTGA
- a CDS encoding Uma2 family endonuclease, protein MTAEMVAPAWMHEQITAAEYESWSEEQCAGIEIVDGMVVVSPSASKRHNRLARILANALDAAAGPAWNADTDFDVRLQDVPLTNRRPDVVVYQADTIDITPTRPEHVLLVAEVVSPGSETTDRIVKVDQYAKAGIGFYWRIEQAATGVPLVYTYVLDPATKTYRDGDVFTGVLKVVAPFPVEIDLGQV, encoded by the coding sequence ATGACGGCCGAGATGGTGGCCCCGGCGTGGATGCATGAGCAGATCACGGCGGCAGAGTACGAGTCCTGGTCCGAGGAGCAGTGCGCCGGTATCGAGATCGTGGACGGGATGGTCGTCGTGAGTCCGAGTGCGTCCAAACGGCACAACCGTCTGGCCCGGATTCTGGCGAACGCCCTGGATGCCGCGGCGGGCCCGGCGTGGAACGCCGACACCGACTTCGACGTCCGGCTTCAGGACGTCCCGCTCACCAATCGCCGCCCCGACGTCGTCGTGTACCAGGCAGACACCATCGACATCACCCCAACCCGCCCTGAGCACGTGCTGCTGGTCGCGGAGGTAGTGTCGCCGGGCTCGGAGACTACCGACCGGATCGTGAAGGTCGACCAGTACGCCAAGGCGGGCATCGGCTTCTACTGGCGGATCGAGCAGGCCGCGACAGGCGTTCCTCTCGTGTACACCTACGTTCTCGACCCCGCGACGAAGACCTACCGGGACGGAGACGTGTTCACCGGCGTCCTCAAGGTAGTGGCCCCGTTCCCGGTGGAGATCGACCTCGGGCAGGTCTGA
- a CDS encoding ATP-binding protein — MSGRLMPCSPAEISSLFLFEKLNSEQLGRLCSEGRIELFDPGPVFTEGDPATDFYVMIEGTLVMSRRVGSDDIEVSRTSQPGVYAGAVMAYFGDGKPQRYMNSLRVSEPTRFFVLPAESFANFIHEWFPMAVHLLEGLTLGSQTFQRAVGQRERLLALGSLSAGLTHELNNPATAAVRATSSLRDRVAHMRNKLSAIASGPYHRDALKALVDLQERTAERVSKAPALSPLEASDREDELADWLDDHGVPNGWQIAPTFVQGGLDVDWLEQIAAACDQEEILPSAIGWLNYTVETELLMSEIEDSTTRISHLVDAAKQYSQLDRAPYQVTDVHELLDSTLLMLAGKIGQQIKVVKEYDRTLPRIPAYPAELNQVWTNLIDNAVQAMNSVGGEGTLTVRTALEHDRLLVEFQDTGPGVPADIRGRIFDPFFTTKPVGEGTGLGLDISWRIVVNKHHGDLRVESVPGDTRFQVLLPLTATDPDTEPDTVPDPGQEPS, encoded by the coding sequence GTGAGCGGGCGGCTGATGCCATGCAGCCCGGCGGAGATCAGCTCGCTGTTCCTCTTTGAGAAGCTCAACTCCGAGCAGCTCGGCAGGCTGTGCAGCGAGGGACGGATCGAACTGTTCGACCCCGGACCGGTGTTCACCGAAGGTGACCCGGCGACCGACTTCTACGTGATGATCGAGGGCACCCTCGTCATGTCGCGCCGGGTGGGCAGCGACGACATCGAGGTGAGCCGCACGTCCCAGCCAGGGGTGTACGCGGGGGCCGTGATGGCGTACTTCGGGGACGGGAAACCGCAGCGGTACATGAACTCGCTGCGGGTGTCGGAGCCGACACGGTTCTTCGTCCTGCCCGCCGAATCGTTCGCGAACTTCATCCACGAGTGGTTTCCGATGGCGGTCCATCTCCTGGAGGGGCTCACCCTCGGTTCGCAGACCTTTCAGCGGGCCGTCGGGCAGCGCGAACGCCTGCTGGCGCTGGGCTCGTTGTCCGCGGGTCTCACTCATGAGCTCAACAACCCGGCCACGGCCGCCGTACGGGCCACCTCGTCGCTCAGGGACCGGGTCGCGCACATGCGCAACAAGCTCAGCGCCATCGCCTCGGGCCCCTACCACCGCGACGCCCTGAAGGCCCTGGTCGACCTCCAGGAGCGTACGGCCGAGCGGGTCTCCAAGGCGCCGGCACTGAGCCCGCTCGAAGCGTCCGACCGGGAGGACGAACTCGCCGACTGGCTCGACGACCACGGTGTCCCGAACGGCTGGCAGATCGCGCCGACCTTCGTGCAGGGCGGTCTCGACGTCGACTGGCTGGAGCAGATCGCGGCGGCGTGCGACCAGGAGGAGATCCTGCCGAGTGCCATCGGGTGGCTCAACTACACAGTCGAGACCGAGCTGTTGATGTCCGAGATCGAGGACTCCACCACCCGTATCTCGCACCTCGTCGACGCCGCCAAGCAGTACTCGCAGCTGGACCGCGCCCCCTACCAGGTCACCGATGTGCACGAACTCCTCGACAGCACCCTGCTGATGCTGGCCGGGAAGATCGGGCAGCAGATCAAGGTCGTCAAGGAGTACGACCGGACACTGCCGAGGATCCCCGCCTACCCCGCCGAGCTCAACCAGGTGTGGACGAACCTGATCGACAACGCGGTGCAGGCCATGAACAGTGTGGGCGGGGAGGGGACGTTGACCGTCCGGACCGCGCTGGAGCACGACCGGCTGCTGGTGGAGTTCCAGGACACCGGGCCCGGGGTGCCGGCGGACATCCGCGGGCGGATCTTCGACCCCTTCTTCACCACCAAGCCGGTGGGTGAGGGGACCGGGCTCGGGCTCGACATCTCCTGGCGGATCGTCGTCAACAAGCACCACGGTGACCTGAGAGTCGAGTCCGTACCCGGCGACACCCGCTTCCAGGTGCTGCTCCCCCTCACCGCCACCGATCCCGACACCGAGCCCGATACGGTCCCCGACCCGGGGCAGGAGCCCTCATAA
- a CDS encoding helix-turn-helix domain-containing protein has product MPLDPMPAWVLTRRRQIGERIRAARERADLTQIELGQRIGRDHRTIHRWEYAYRVPTLEDLLLLADAADVPLAELVR; this is encoded by the coding sequence GTGCCACTCGACCCGATGCCCGCCTGGGTGCTCACCCGACGCCGGCAGATCGGGGAACGCATTCGTGCCGCACGCGAACGCGCCGACCTGACGCAGATCGAACTCGGTCAGCGCATCGGCCGCGACCACCGGACGATCCACCGCTGGGAGTACGCGTATCGAGTGCCGACCCTGGAGGACCTCCTCCTCCTCGCCGACGCTGCCGACGTGCCGCTCGCTGAACTCGTCAGGTGA
- a CDS encoding oxidoreductase C-terminal domain-containing protein, protein MGTADADDVSVGGGRPDEDSDHLVALYRRGDRLVGAATLDEPRKIMKYRRFIAERGLRSAAETAVPV, encoded by the coding sequence GTGGGCACCGCCGACGCGGATGACGTGAGCGTCGGCGGCGGCAGACCGGACGAGGACTCGGATCATCTCGTCGCCCTCTACCGACGCGGTGACCGACTCGTCGGCGCCGCGACCCTCGACGAACCCCGCAAGATCATGAAATACCGGAGATTCATCGCCGAGCGTGGCCTGCGGTCCGCCGCCGAAACCGCGGTCCCGGTCTGA
- a CDS encoding L-dopachrome tautomerase-related protein yields the protein MKRRTFLGATTASLAATQLAGPAHATSPTAAGPTAGQYTVVARFWGSMPTGVTVSRHGRIFVNFPRWGDEVPFTVAELRQGKPVAYPDAEVNREDASDLAGHFQSVQSVVVDGADRLWILDTGNPLFAGSSYGGPKLVAVDLRTDRIVRKILFPPEVVPANSYPNDVRFDLRRGAEGMAFITDSGGSNGVIVVDLATGRSWRRLAGQPSVLPDEQFLPVIEGEPLMIRPAGSEPMHYETGSDGIALSADGKRLYYSPLSSRRLHSVATGALADPDATDAEVAATVEDLGFKPMADGLESDDKGRLYGGDLEHNSIWRRNPDGTYRTLAQGTDLIWVDTLSVASDRHLYATANQLNRMSPFHEGEDLRRKPYLLVRLPIDAGPVRLV from the coding sequence ATGAAACGACGTACATTCCTCGGCGCGACCACCGCGTCGCTGGCCGCCACCCAACTCGCCGGGCCCGCCCACGCCACCAGTCCAACCGCCGCCGGCCCAACCGCCGGTCAGTACACGGTCGTCGCCCGCTTCTGGGGCTCGATGCCCACAGGTGTCACCGTCTCACGCCACGGCCGTATCTTCGTCAACTTCCCCCGCTGGGGCGACGAGGTCCCGTTCACCGTCGCCGAACTGCGCCAAGGGAAGCCGGTGGCGTATCCCGACGCCGAGGTGAACCGCGAGGACGCCTCCGACCTGGCCGGGCACTTCCAGTCGGTGCAGAGCGTCGTCGTCGATGGGGCCGACCGGCTGTGGATCCTCGACACCGGAAACCCGCTGTTCGCCGGGTCCTCCTACGGCGGCCCGAAGCTCGTGGCGGTCGACCTGCGCACCGACCGGATCGTACGGAAGATCCTCTTCCCGCCCGAGGTGGTGCCGGCCAACAGCTACCCCAACGACGTGCGCTTCGACCTGCGGCGCGGCGCCGAGGGCATGGCGTTCATCACCGACTCGGGCGGCTCGAATGGCGTGATCGTGGTCGACCTCGCCACGGGCCGCTCCTGGCGGCGACTGGCCGGGCAGCCCTCAGTGCTCCCCGACGAGCAGTTCCTTCCCGTCATCGAGGGCGAACCCCTCATGATCCGCCCCGCGGGAAGCGAACCCATGCACTACGAGACCGGCTCCGACGGCATCGCTCTCAGCGCCGACGGCAAGCGCCTCTACTACTCCCCCCTGTCCAGCCGCCGACTGCACAGCGTGGCCACCGGCGCCCTCGCCGACCCGGACGCCACGGACGCCGAGGTGGCGGCGACGGTCGAGGACCTCGGATTCAAGCCGATGGCCGACGGTCTGGAGAGCGACGACAAGGGACGGCTCTACGGCGGCGACCTGGAACACAACTCCATCTGGCGCAGGAATCCGGACGGCACCTACCGCACCCTCGCCCAGGGCACCGACCTCATCTGGGTCGACACCCTGTCCGTCGCCTCGGACCGGCACCTGTACGCCACCGCCAACCAGCTCAACCGGATGTCGCCCTTCCACGAGGGCGAGGACCTGCGCCGCAAGCCCTATCTCCTGGTCCGCCTGCCGATCGACGCCGGACCGGTCAGGCTCGTGTGA
- a CDS encoding maleylpyruvate isomerase family mycothiol-dependent enzyme, with product MTETADRIIDALRSGHDHLAAVVHGLTAADLTRPSGASEWDVSQVLSHLGSGAEIGLAALEGATGGTGAPDGDFNKSVWARWDAMTPAEHAEGFVTANQALVERYEGLDAGARSDLRIDLGFLPAPVDVTTAAGLRLSEFAHHSWDVEAAFDPSTTLASAATGPLLDQAGMMLGFIGKADALENRPVAVAVHTTAPERAFGLSVGETVALTGEPENADAVLTAPAEWWLRLVAGRHAPAHTPPSVTLTGDTVTLDDLRRVFPGF from the coding sequence ATGACCGAAACCGCAGACCGGATCATCGACGCCCTGCGCAGCGGGCACGACCACCTCGCCGCCGTGGTGCACGGACTCACCGCCGCCGATCTCACCCGCCCGTCCGGCGCGTCGGAGTGGGACGTCTCCCAGGTGCTCAGCCATCTGGGCAGCGGCGCCGAAATAGGCCTGGCCGCACTGGAGGGCGCGACGGGCGGTACGGGTGCCCCTGACGGCGACTTCAACAAGTCGGTGTGGGCCCGCTGGGACGCGATGACCCCGGCCGAGCACGCCGAAGGCTTCGTCACCGCCAACCAGGCGCTGGTCGAACGCTACGAGGGCCTCGACGCGGGGGCCCGCAGCGACCTCCGGATCGACCTCGGCTTCCTGCCCGCGCCGGTGGACGTCACGACCGCGGCGGGGCTCCGGCTCAGTGAGTTCGCCCACCACTCGTGGGACGTCGAGGCGGCCTTCGACCCGTCGACGACCCTGGCGTCCGCCGCGACCGGGCCGCTCCTCGACCAGGCCGGCATGATGCTGGGCTTCATCGGCAAGGCGGACGCCCTGGAGAACCGCCCCGTCGCCGTCGCGGTGCACACCACCGCACCCGAGCGCGCCTTCGGTCTCTCGGTCGGCGAGACGGTCGCGCTCACCGGCGAACCCGAGAACGCCGACGCCGTGCTGACGGCCCCCGCCGAGTGGTGGCTGCGACTCGTCGCCGGCCGGCACGCCCCCGCCCACACCCCGCCCTCCGTCACCCTCACCGGCGACACCGTCACCCTCGACGACCTGCGCAGGGTCTTCCCCGGGTTCTGA